In the Populus trichocarpa isolate Nisqually-1 chromosome 1, P.trichocarpa_v4.1, whole genome shotgun sequence genome, AAAATTGAAACAAGTGTAAAGGGAAATGCTCCAAGTTAGTCTTATCTCACCTTCTCCAGCGCCATGAACTCTCCAAGTGTAGTAGCGGCAGCAATGGCTGCTCTCATGATGTTTCTTTTACTCACTCCACCTTCTGATGCTGCAATTTCTTGCAGTGATGTAATCAAGGACCTGAGGCCTTGTGTGAAATACCTCATGAATGGTACTGGGAAACCACCTGCTGCATGCTGTTCAGGAATCTCAGCTATTCAAGCTACTGCATCAACC is a window encoding:
- the LOC18095017 gene encoding non-specific lipid-transfer protein 8 isoform X1 codes for the protein MNSPSVVAAAMAALMMFLLLTPPSDAAISCSDVIKDLRPCVKYLMNGTGKPPAACCSGISAIQATASTTADKQAACNCIKSASKQINPNPQLAQALPANCGITLPFAVSPNVDCSKIT